A stretch of the Synergistota bacterium genome encodes the following:
- a CDS encoding methylenetetrahydrofolate reductase yields MTYLQKLLNEGKFVITAEVGPPKGVDLTRFREIVRLLKGEIDVFNVTDGQGASMRLSSLAGCLAILSEGAEPVMQMTGRDRNRIAIQSELLGAYTLGVRNILAITGDYPTLGDNPQAKPVYDLDSVGILLAASSLMRGKDLSGNELRGEPPRFYLGATVNPNFSPLEVELIKMEKKIESGARFFQTQAVYDLKVAEDFSKAVSDFNVKILFGIIPLRSLKSAKFVSEVIPGVKVPREILYRLEIAPDPKLEGLRISAEFIKKIREYGLAHGVHIMAIGAEKSIPVLLDML; encoded by the coding sequence ATGACGTACCTTCAAAAGCTTCTTAATGAAGGAAAGTTCGTCATAACCGCGGAAGTTGGTCCTCCTAAAGGAGTTGATTTAACCCGTTTCAGGGAGATAGTGAGGCTTCTTAAGGGAGAGATAGATGTTTTTAACGTTACGGATGGTCAGGGTGCTTCCATGAGACTTTCTTCTCTTGCTGGTTGCCTTGCTATTTTAAGCGAGGGAGCGGAGCCTGTTATGCAAATGACGGGAAGGGACAGAAACAGAATAGCCATACAGTCGGAGCTTCTTGGCGCTTATACGCTTGGGGTTCGAAATATTTTAGCTATAACCGGGGATTATCCCACTCTTGGGGATAATCCCCAGGCCAAGCCCGTTTACGATCTTGATTCTGTTGGAATTCTTCTTGCAGCATCCTCGCTGATGAGGGGGAAGGATTTAAGCGGAAACGAGCTTAGGGGAGAGCCGCCGCGTTTTTATCTCGGAGCTACCGTGAATCCTAATTTTTCTCCATTAGAGGTAGAGTTGATAAAGATGGAAAAAAAGATAGAATCTGGCGCTCGATTCTTTCAGACGCAGGCGGTATATGATCTTAAAGTCGCTGAAGATTTTTCAAAGGCTGTGTCTGATTTCAATGTGAAAATTCTATTTGGGATAATACCCCTGCGCAGCCTTAAATCCGCTAAATTCGTTAGCGAAGTGATCCCCGGTGTTAAAGTTCCGAGGGAAATTCTATATCGTCTTGAGATCGCTCCTGATCCCAAGCTGGAAGGGCTAAGAATATCTGCTGAGTTTATAAAGAAGATAAGAGAATATGGCTTGGCTCACGGCGTTCATATAATGGCTATAGGTGCGGAAAAGAGCATTCCCGTGCTTCTTGATATGCTTTAG
- a CDS encoding methylenetetrahydrofolate reductase C-terminal domain-containing protein, with product MIITKQKPFEEIAEELSGYDRVFLVGCSLCATACKTGGEEEVKAMKEKLEAVGKTVTGTVVLDPVCNLQKSRRDLRKFSQEISQSDAVLCMACGNGLQTLAEILEDLPIFPANDTLFLGEIKRFGVFEERCIQCGKCLLTSGVGLCPISRCPKGMVNGPCGGAKDGFCEANPEMKCIWLEIYEKLKKMGRLDEFRKIIPPLDHSLRVKPGKYSFRRGVVNDVPSKAS from the coding sequence TTGATAATAACAAAGCAGAAACCTTTTGAGGAGATAGCAGAGGAGCTTAGCGGATACGATAGGGTTTTCTTGGTTGGCTGTAGTCTATGTGCCACCGCCTGTAAAACTGGCGGAGAAGAAGAAGTTAAAGCTATGAAAGAGAAATTAGAAGCTGTTGGCAAGACGGTTACCGGAACCGTGGTTCTCGATCCCGTTTGCAATCTTCAAAAAAGTAGGAGGGATTTAAGGAAGTTCTCTCAAGAGATCTCTCAGAGTGATGCCGTTTTGTGTATGGCTTGTGGCAACGGTCTTCAAACTCTGGCAGAGATACTTGAGGATCTGCCGATTTTCCCGGCGAATGATACTCTTTTCCTTGGTGAGATAAAGAGATTTGGAGTCTTTGAGGAAAGATGCATCCAGTGCGGAAAGTGTCTCCTTACGAGCGGTGTGGGCTTGTGCCCTATATCTCGGTGTCCTAAGGGGATGGTTAACGGTCCCTGTGGTGGGGCTAAGGATGGCTTTTGTGAGGCTAATCCTGAGATGAAATGCATATGGCTTGAGATATACGAGAAGCTCAAAAAGATGGGGAGACTTGACGAATTCAGGAAGATAATTCCACCGCTTGATCACTCATTGAGGGTTAAGCCCGGCAAATATTCTTTCCGGAGAGGTGTTGTAAATGACGTACCTTCAAAAGCTTCTTAA
- a CDS encoding 6-phosphofructokinase, whose protein sequence is MGDRVKRIGILTGGGDCAGLNAVIRAVVKSAVGKYNIEVWGIENGFRGLVKREIRPLTPSDVSGILPRGGTMLGTTNRDNPFHFPVLEEGRVLYKDMSHVAMENFRKYKLDVLIVVGGDGSLKIALDFWKKGMPVIGVPKTIDNDLEATDLTFGFDTAVLTATEALDKLHTTAESHHRVMVLEVMGRYAGWIALVAGIAGGADIILIPEIPFDFEKICEKIRQREKEGKKFSLVMVAEGAREKGGDMVVQKVVEGSPDPVRLGGIGKYVADKIEKMTEFETRVTVLGHLQRGGSPTPFDRVLATRFGVKAVELAVEGRFGEMVCLKGGEISSVPLDKAVEHIKLVPPDCELVRVARAVGVSFGD, encoded by the coding sequence ATGGGCGATAGAGTTAAAAGAATCGGTATATTGACTGGAGGAGGGGATTGCGCGGGTTTAAACGCGGTTATTCGAGCTGTTGTTAAGAGCGCTGTGGGTAAATATAACATCGAGGTTTGGGGAATAGAAAACGGCTTCAGGGGGCTCGTAAAGAGGGAAATAAGGCCTTTAACACCAAGTGATGTTTCCGGTATACTTCCTCGTGGTGGCACGATGCTTGGAACGACCAATAGGGATAATCCTTTTCACTTTCCCGTTCTTGAGGAGGGTAGGGTTCTTTATAAAGACATGTCTCATGTGGCTATGGAGAACTTCAGAAAGTATAAACTTGATGTTCTCATCGTCGTTGGAGGAGATGGTAGTTTAAAGATAGCCCTTGATTTTTGGAAGAAGGGTATGCCCGTTATAGGAGTTCCCAAGACCATAGATAACGATCTTGAGGCAACCGATTTAACCTTTGGATTTGATACTGCAGTCTTAACGGCGACCGAGGCTCTTGACAAGCTTCATACTACGGCGGAATCGCATCATAGGGTAATGGTTCTGGAGGTTATGGGAAGATATGCTGGCTGGATAGCTCTCGTCGCAGGCATAGCGGGGGGTGCTGATATTATCCTGATACCGGAAATTCCCTTTGATTTTGAGAAGATTTGCGAGAAGATAAGACAAAGGGAAAAAGAGGGGAAGAAGTTTAGCCTTGTTATGGTTGCGGAGGGAGCTCGCGAAAAGGGAGGGGATATGGTAGTTCAGAAGGTTGTTGAGGGAAGCCCTGATCCGGTGCGTCTTGGTGGCATAGGAAAGTATGTTGCCGATAAGATAGAAAAAATGACGGAGTTTGAAACGAGAGTCACGGTTCTGGGGCATCTCCAGCGGGGAGGGTCTCCCACGCCGTTCGATAGGGTTTTAGCGACGCGCTTTGGGGTTAAAGCCGTTGAGCTTGCTGTTGAAGGAAGATTCGGGGAGATGGTTTGCTTGAAAGGTGGGGAGATTTCCTCCGTTCCGCTTGATAAAGCGGTAGAGCACATTAAGCTCGTTCCCCCTGATTGTGAGCTTGTTAGGGTCGCACGTGCGGTTGGAGTATCTTTCGGCGATTAG
- a CDS encoding epoxyqueuosine reductase, with protein sequence MELKEELKGLLIEEVRAWKGKTVYREPILKVASVSDPMWLELERVFPSHLMPRELLDEAQSIIVFFIPFAEEIVKSNQGGFYSSREWAVAYVETNELLSKIAGKMVSLLEEKGFRGVPVKPTHNFDETKLISSWSHRHVGFIAGLGTFGINNMLITERGCGGRLNSVITSAFLEPDKRPGYDYCLYKRGRPCDSCIRRCPVSALKPEGFDRFKCYEHCLEVDAYFKDMPTTDICGKCITYPCALAIPD encoded by the coding sequence TTGGAGTTAAAGGAAGAACTCAAGGGCTTGCTGATTGAGGAGGTAAGGGCGTGGAAGGGAAAGACCGTCTATAGAGAGCCCATTCTGAAAGTAGCGTCTGTTTCAGATCCCATGTGGCTTGAACTTGAGAGAGTTTTCCCATCTCATCTGATGCCGAGGGAGTTGCTCGATGAAGCTCAAAGTATAATTGTTTTCTTCATTCCTTTTGCTGAGGAAATAGTAAAAAGCAATCAGGGAGGCTTTTATTCCTCTCGCGAATGGGCGGTGGCTTACGTTGAAACTAATGAGCTTCTTTCTAAAATAGCTGGTAAGATGGTTTCTCTACTTGAGGAAAAGGGCTTTCGCGGAGTTCCTGTGAAGCCTACCCATAACTTCGATGAAACAAAGCTCATAAGCTCATGGTCTCATAGGCACGTTGGATTTATAGCAGGTTTGGGCACCTTTGGGATCAATAATATGCTTATAACCGAGAGGGGCTGTGGAGGGAGACTCAACTCGGTTATAACAAGCGCGTTCTTGGAACCAGATAAGAGGCCGGGGTATGACTACTGCCTTTACAAGAGAGGACGTCCCTGCGACTCCTGTATTAGGAGGTGCCCAGTGAGCGCTCTTAAGCCTGAGGGATTTGATCGGTTTAAATGCTATGAGCACTGTCTTGAGGTTGATGCTTATTTCAAAGATATGCCAACGACAGATATCTGCGGGAAATGTATAACTTATCCGTGTGCTCTTGCTATCCCGGATTGA
- a CDS encoding arginine decarboxylase, pyruvoyl-dependent codes for MLIIPKKATLVIGKGEGKTHLTAFDKALLSAGIGNYNLLKVSSILPPHVEITEEFSIPLGALLPIAYGSISSDKPGEKITAAIGIGIPENPEEVGMIMEFTGKCSKDEAIEIVEGMVRESFEMRGQALKEVRSKAIEHVVERIGCVIAGTILWG; via the coding sequence TTGCTAATCATTCCCAAAAAGGCAACATTAGTTATAGGAAAAGGCGAGGGGAAAACTCATTTAACCGCCTTTGATAAGGCGTTGCTTTCCGCTGGTATAGGAAACTATAACCTGCTTAAGGTAAGCAGTATCCTTCCACCCCACGTTGAGATAACGGAAGAGTTTTCCATTCCACTGGGGGCACTGCTTCCCATAGCTTATGGCAGTATATCAAGTGACAAGCCTGGCGAAAAGATCACAGCAGCTATAGGAATCGGTATACCTGAAAATCCAGAGGAAGTAGGCATGATAATGGAGTTCACGGGAAAATGCTCAAAAGACGAAGCTATAGAAATAGTAGAGGGGATGGTCAGAGAATCGTTCGAAATGAGGGGGCAAGCCCTCAAGGAAGTAAGAAGCAAAGCTATCGAGCATGTAGTTGAAAGAATAGGGTGTGTCATAGCGGGAACGATACTATGGGGTTAA
- the speB gene encoding agmatinase, with protein MGLKYMGASSHLRGSRIVLWGIPLDETTSFRRGTCFGPERIRWASYGLETYSPLLDADLSDISFFDAGDIILPRGKLEDSLKRVEKLAFEFLKRGYKLIALGGEHLISLPLIKAAFKLIPDLKVVQLDAHADLRDIYLGNKLSHASVIKRICEFLPAKNIYQIGIRSGTREEFAFAKKNTNFFPFDLKKALEALKKIRKDPLYLTIDIDVLDPAFAPGTGTPEPGGITPRELFDFLLSLKGFNIIGTDIVEISPPNDVSDITSILGAKLVREILFRL; from the coding sequence ATGGGGTTAAAATATATGGGAGCCTCCTCACACCTGAGAGGCTCCCGAATAGTTCTATGGGGAATTCCCTTAGATGAAACAACAAGCTTTAGAAGAGGAACTTGCTTTGGACCTGAGAGGATAAGATGGGCTTCTTATGGGCTCGAGACCTATTCACCTCTCCTCGATGCAGATCTGAGCGATATCAGCTTCTTTGATGCGGGAGATATAATCCTACCACGGGGAAAACTTGAAGACAGCCTTAAAAGAGTGGAAAAGCTCGCCTTTGAGTTCCTTAAGCGAGGATATAAGCTAATAGCGCTTGGAGGAGAACATCTTATATCCCTCCCCTTAATTAAAGCGGCATTTAAGCTCATACCAGATTTAAAAGTGGTTCAGCTCGATGCTCATGCCGACCTTCGCGATATCTACCTTGGAAATAAGCTTTCACATGCAAGCGTTATAAAAAGGATCTGTGAATTTCTACCAGCCAAAAACATCTATCAGATAGGAATAAGATCTGGAACGCGGGAGGAATTCGCTTTTGCGAAGAAAAACACTAACTTCTTCCCCTTCGATCTTAAAAAAGCGCTTGAAGCCCTGAAAAAAATAAGAAAAGATCCCCTCTATCTCACGATTGATATAGACGTGCTCGACCCAGCTTTTGCTCCGGGCACCGGAACCCCGGAGCCCGGAGGAATCACCCCAAGAGAGCTATTTGATTTCCTGCTATCGCTAAAAGGATTTAACATCATAGGCACCGATATCGTAGAGATATCCCCACCTAATGATGTTTCAGATATAACCTCTATTCTCGGAGCAAAGCTCGTTAGGGAAATACTCTTTCGCCTTTAA
- a CDS encoding amidohydrolase produces MKLFKGRVWTTRGECRAFIVNSGKIVWVGHEPPFEERDMSEVYDYGENYILPGLIDSHAHFTATGVDSLALDLKGVSSKEELLDLVREEAKRKSSGEWIWGIGWDETKFKDGSIPTRKELSDVSPLNPVMLLRIDHHSCLVNDKAIDLLDLPDDLEGLSEGWLKAEANEMIRAKFWEAIPDEMIEEGIKRVSELAISKGLTLVNALEGGEWFSDKALKMLLEMKDKLPLEVVIFPQFTDVEKVKEMGFRRIGGCVVIDGSFGSRTAALFEPYSDDPDNYGRLYFSEETLYNFFSKAHGYDFQIAVHAIGDRAIDLALKCYERILKEKPKEDHRHRIEHFELPPPGGLEKALELGIVVSVQPTFETLWGGSEGMYAKRLGERWRRTNPLKTMVRMGIVVAGGSDSDVTPLDPLLGIRSAMNLPNEDERLNFNDAVKLFTYNGAYAVFREKELGDIAEGMKANFAVVSPDLKEVKATYFKGERVFP; encoded by the coding sequence TTGAAACTGTTTAAGGGAAGGGTTTGGACAACGAGAGGAGAGTGCAGAGCCTTTATCGTGAACTCAGGTAAGATAGTCTGGGTTGGGCATGAACCTCCCTTTGAGGAAAGGGATATGAGTGAGGTTTATGACTATGGAGAGAATTATATTCTTCCGGGATTGATAGATTCGCATGCTCATTTCACTGCTACAGGAGTAGATAGCTTGGCTCTCGACCTTAAGGGGGTAAGTAGTAAGGAAGAGCTCCTTGATTTAGTGAGGGAGGAGGCTAAAAGAAAAAGTAGCGGTGAGTGGATATGGGGTATAGGCTGGGATGAAACCAAGTTTAAGGATGGTTCTATTCCCACGAGAAAGGAGCTTTCGGATGTGTCTCCCTTGAACCCGGTAATGCTTCTAAGGATAGATCATCACTCCTGCCTCGTTAACGATAAAGCCATCGATTTACTTGATCTTCCTGATGATCTTGAGGGCTTGTCGGAAGGATGGCTTAAGGCTGAAGCTAATGAGATGATAAGAGCTAAGTTTTGGGAAGCTATCCCTGATGAGATGATAGAAGAGGGAATAAAAAGGGTAAGCGAGCTTGCGATCTCTAAAGGGCTTACATTAGTTAATGCGCTCGAGGGAGGCGAGTGGTTTAGCGATAAAGCGCTAAAGATGCTTTTGGAAATGAAGGATAAGCTACCGCTCGAGGTCGTAATTTTTCCCCAGTTCACCGATGTAGAGAAAGTGAAGGAAATGGGCTTTAGGAGAATAGGAGGATGTGTGGTGATAGATGGCTCTTTTGGTTCGAGAACCGCAGCCCTTTTTGAGCCCTATAGTGATGATCCCGATAATTATGGTAGATTATATTTCTCTGAAGAAACGCTCTACAACTTCTTCTCGAAGGCGCATGGCTATGATTTTCAGATAGCGGTTCATGCCATAGGAGATAGGGCTATAGATCTTGCGTTAAAGTGCTATGAGAGGATCTTAAAGGAGAAACCCAAGGAAGATCACAGGCATAGGATAGAGCATTTTGAGCTTCCTCCGCCCGGAGGACTGGAAAAGGCGCTTGAGCTTGGAATCGTAGTTAGCGTTCAACCAACATTTGAGACTCTTTGGGGAGGAAGCGAGGGAATGTATGCCAAGCGCCTTGGGGAGAGATGGAGAAGGACAAATCCCCTTAAGACGATGGTGAGGATGGGAATCGTGGTAGCAGGGGGATCTGATAGCGATGTCACTCCCTTGGATCCGCTGCTTGGGATAAGGTCGGCTATGAACCTTCCCAATGAGGACGAGAGACTTAATTTCAATGACGCGGTTAAGCTCTTTACATATAATGGAGCATATGCCGTTTTTAGGGAAAAAGAGTTAGGGGATATCGCTGAGGGCATGAAAGCTAATTTTGCTGTCGTGTCTCCTGATCTTAAGGAGGTAAAGGCCACTTACTTTAAAGGCGAAAGAGTATTTCCCTAA
- the speE gene encoding polyamine aminopropyltransferase has product MELWLSDRIEGQICSLRVIDVLHFERSNYQEIAVVETENYGKALVLNGALQLTERDEFFYHEMLVHVPMFTHPDPKRVLVIGGGDGGSVREILKHRGVEEVVMVEIDKRVVEICREYFPGVSSGLEDKRVKLLFEDGVRFVEESDEKFDVVIVDSTDPYDFAEKLFSKEFFSGVFRILGDDGVCSSQTESPYIMRNLIRSVKRYLEEVFLHSAIYWAVVPTYPGGLWTFSLGSKRIDPLNFRRSPKLNTRLYTPEVHLASMTSSFLREVIGL; this is encoded by the coding sequence ATGGAGCTCTGGTTAAGCGACCGAATAGAGGGACAGATTTGTTCTCTTAGGGTTATTGATGTTTTACATTTCGAAAGAAGTAATTATCAGGAAATAGCGGTTGTTGAGACCGAAAATTATGGAAAGGCACTCGTATTGAACGGTGCTCTTCAGCTTACTGAACGGGATGAATTCTTTTATCACGAGATGCTTGTTCACGTTCCGATGTTTACTCATCCTGATCCTAAAAGGGTACTTGTTATAGGTGGAGGAGATGGAGGAAGCGTTAGAGAGATATTAAAGCACAGGGGTGTTGAAGAAGTCGTTATGGTAGAAATAGATAAGAGGGTAGTTGAAATATGTAGAGAATATTTTCCCGGGGTTTCTTCAGGGCTTGAGGATAAAAGGGTTAAGCTTCTTTTTGAAGATGGAGTGAGGTTTGTGGAAGAAAGCGACGAGAAGTTTGACGTAGTTATAGTTGATTCCACTGATCCCTATGACTTCGCTGAAAAGCTTTTTAGCAAGGAGTTTTTCTCTGGAGTATTTCGCATCCTCGGTGATGACGGCGTATGTTCGTCTCAGACGGAAAGCCCATACATAATGCGGAATCTTATTAGGAGTGTTAAGCGTTATCTTGAGGAGGTTTTTCTCCATTCTGCGATTTATTGGGCCGTCGTTCCTACATATCCTGGGGGGCTGTGGACGTTCAGCTTAGGGTCTAAGAGAATAGATCCTTTAAATTTTAGAAGATCTCCTAAGCTAAATACAAGGCTTTACACGCCTGAGGTTCACTTGGCTTCAATGACTTCTTCTTTCTTGAGGGAGGTGATAGGGCTTTGA
- a CDS encoding DUF763 domain-containing protein codes for MRTGEAFLPLHDGKAPRWLFDRMKKLSALLIEAMIELYGTEELLRRLSDPFWFQSFGCLLGFDWHSSGLTTTLCGAMKEGLRGREKFLGFFIAGGKASRALKTPEEIARWSDIVGLNGDALILASRLTAKIDNSALQDGYTLYHHVVFFDARGNWSIVQQGMNAVVGYARRYHWLSFSAKDFVNDPHSGIASPVRHRKVLNLVSSESASNREAILNLLVNASSSEIKRLFMQENHMVSHVEVDAKRFLRKFEELKGMEFREFRDLLLLKGVGAKTLRALSLTAEVLTGRAPSYKDPVRYTYAYGGKDGHPFPVDRETYDRTISILENIVRRAELSRGDKERMLRKLALISS; via the coding sequence GTGAGGACCGGTGAGGCTTTTCTTCCTCTGCACGATGGTAAGGCTCCGAGATGGCTTTTCGACAGAATGAAGAAGCTTTCTGCTCTTCTCATAGAGGCTATGATAGAGCTCTATGGAACGGAGGAGCTTTTAAGAAGGCTCTCAGATCCATTCTGGTTTCAGTCCTTTGGCTGTCTTCTCGGTTTTGATTGGCATTCGAGCGGTTTAACAACTACGCTATGTGGGGCTATGAAAGAGGGATTAAGGGGGAGAGAGAAGTTCCTCGGATTTTTTATCGCTGGGGGTAAGGCAAGCAGGGCACTTAAAACACCTGAGGAGATAGCCCGTTGGTCGGATATTGTCGGATTAAACGGTGACGCTCTTATTCTGGCGAGCAGACTTACAGCCAAGATAGATAACTCAGCTCTGCAGGATGGATATACTCTTTACCATCATGTTGTTTTCTTTGATGCTCGGGGAAACTGGAGTATAGTTCAGCAGGGAATGAACGCCGTGGTTGGATACGCAAGAAGATATCATTGGTTATCCTTTTCAGCTAAGGACTTCGTTAACGATCCTCATTCTGGTATAGCTTCTCCCGTGAGGCATAGGAAGGTCTTGAATCTCGTTTCATCTGAAAGCGCTTCAAACAGGGAGGCTATACTGAATCTGTTGGTAAATGCCAGTTCCAGTGAGATAAAAAGGCTTTTTATGCAGGAGAATCACATGGTTTCGCATGTGGAGGTGGATGCAAAGCGTTTCTTAAGGAAATTTGAGGAGCTTAAGGGAATGGAATTTAGAGAGTTTAGAGACCTTCTTTTACTAAAGGGAGTGGGAGCTAAGACGCTTAGGGCTCTCTCCCTAACCGCTGAGGTTTTAACTGGCAGGGCGCCAAGCTACAAGGATCCTGTGAGGTATACTTACGCTTACGGGGGGAAGGATGGACATCCTTTCCCTGTGGATAGGGAAACCTATGACAGGACGATATCCATACTTGAAAATATAGTGAGAAGGGCCGAGCTGAGCCGAGGCGATAAGGAGAGGATGCTTAGGAAACTAGCCTTAATTTCTTCCTGA
- a CDS encoding ABC transporter ATP-binding protein, with the protein MEKLVEVEGVKKYFPVFKGVFRRVAGWVKAVDGVTFFIKKGETLGLVGESGCGKSTLGLTLLKLIPPDAGKIFFQLNEDRKVELSSISSSGIRSIRRLIQIIFQDPYSSLNPRMRVREIIGEGLLIHGLASSKREAYAIVGEVLERVGLLKEHLNRYPHEFSGGQRQRIVIARALALKPSFIVCDEPVSALDVSVRSQVLNLLKDLQEEYGLTYLFISHDLSVVKHISDRIAVMYLGKIVEKAEKRELFEKPLHPYTRALLSAVPHPDPKKRGKRIILHGDVPSPLNPPSGCRFHPRCPFAIERCSREEPAFRDVGGGHFIACHRVGEI; encoded by the coding sequence ATGGAAAAACTCGTAGAGGTTGAAGGCGTAAAAAAGTATTTTCCGGTTTTTAAGGGAGTTTTTAGAAGAGTGGCTGGTTGGGTAAAAGCGGTTGATGGGGTGACTTTTTTTATAAAAAAAGGAGAAACCCTTGGACTTGTGGGAGAATCGGGTTGCGGCAAGAGCACCCTTGGATTAACGCTTCTTAAGCTTATTCCACCTGATGCTGGAAAGATATTCTTTCAGCTGAATGAAGATAGAAAGGTAGAGCTTTCCTCCATTAGCTCTTCCGGAATAAGATCGATAAGGAGATTAATACAGATTATATTTCAGGATCCATATAGTTCCTTAAATCCGAGGATGCGTGTTAGGGAGATCATAGGAGAGGGATTACTAATACATGGACTTGCGAGTAGTAAAAGGGAAGCCTACGCCATCGTAGGTGAAGTCCTGGAGAGAGTGGGATTACTTAAAGAACATTTGAATAGATACCCCCATGAGTTTTCCGGGGGGCAGAGGCAGAGGATCGTTATAGCTCGGGCTTTAGCGCTAAAGCCCTCGTTTATAGTCTGCGATGAGCCAGTTTCCGCGCTCGATGTTTCAGTTAGATCCCAAGTGTTAAATCTTCTTAAGGACCTTCAGGAGGAGTATGGTTTAACATATCTCTTTATCTCTCATGATCTTTCTGTGGTTAAACATATAAGTGACAGGATTGCCGTTATGTATCTTGGTAAGATAGTGGAGAAGGCGGAAAAGAGAGAGTTATTTGAGAAACCTCTCCATCCGTATACGAGAGCCCTTTTAAGTGCCGTTCCGCATCCAGATCCCAAGAAGAGGGGTAAAAGGATAATTCTACATGGGGATGTCCCGAGTCCTTTGAATCCTCCCTCGGGATGCAGGTTTCACCCTCGTTGTCCGTTTGCGATAGAGCGCTGCTCTCGGGAAGAGCCTGCTTTTAGAGATGTGGGAGGCGGGCACTTTATTGCGTGTCACAGGGTGGGTGAGATCTGA
- a CDS encoding GNAT family N-acetyltransferase, producing MDIRTLKEAEFKELLPKLTELYIDAYKPLPEYGYQKKAEAKRYLKWLYKGDPKGFFVMFEGNNPIGFISCHKDWWDSKLEKFVGEIHEFVISPSFQGKGLGRKLFEKGIEYLKEAGKDTIGLWVGEDNEKARKFYERRNFQYTGNWGKWRRMIKKYDD from the coding sequence ATGGATATAAGAACCCTCAAGGAAGCGGAATTTAAAGAGCTACTTCCAAAGCTTACCGAGCTGTACATAGACGCATATAAGCCCCTTCCAGAATATGGTTACCAGAAGAAAGCCGAGGCAAAGAGATATCTTAAGTGGCTTTATAAAGGAGATCCCAAAGGTTTCTTTGTAATGTTTGAAGGAAATAATCCAATAGGCTTCATATCCTGTCATAAGGATTGGTGGGATTCAAAGCTCGAAAAATTTGTCGGAGAGATACACGAATTTGTAATATCTCCCTCGTTTCAGGGAAAGGGGCTTGGAAGAAAGCTTTTCGAAAAGGGAATTGAATACCTGAAAGAAGCTGGAAAAGATACCATAGGTCTCTGGGTAGGAGAAGATAACGAAAAGGCAAGAAAGTTTTACGAGAGAAGGAATTTTCAGTACACCGGAAACTGGGGAAAATGGAGGAGGATGATAAAGAAATATGACGATTGA
- a CDS encoding M20/M25/M40 family metallo-hydrolase, translated as MTIERLLSELISIQSVSGSEKIIQERIGEYLERFGFNVKLENTLPGRPNLYAMRGDSKILIATHCDTTPAWEHPNAFSPAVRGKLIHGRGAIDAKGQIASLIKAVEECDYPCDIAIFVDEEREGKGSKLFSPSKSYSGAIVLEPTNLKIAPGEAGGIGLEIEIAGIPAHGATPWAGKNAIEKAFDLYGKIREIALSQKRDPRYPPPWINLGRIEGGEDSYLVPAMCTMALDIAVLPGNKALDLLQRIEPLLKGTKYRVTELDDPIEISEEQFPVPQLKEATKAAGIEPALSYFTSWSDAHNLSAKGMPCAIFGAGKLELAHTPYEHANLEELETLKEILKQFLKINAL; from the coding sequence ATGACGATTGAGAGACTACTTTCTGAACTAATATCGATACAGAGCGTTTCAGGGAGTGAAAAGATAATTCAAGAAAGGATCGGGGAATATCTGGAAAGATTTGGCTTTAACGTTAAACTTGAGAATACCCTGCCCGGAAGACCCAATCTTTACGCCATGAGAGGAGACTCAAAGATACTTATAGCTACACATTGCGACACCACTCCAGCATGGGAACATCCAAACGCTTTCTCACCCGCAGTCAGGGGAAAACTAATCCACGGAAGAGGTGCAATCGATGCAAAGGGACAAATTGCATCTCTAATCAAAGCGGTAGAGGAATGCGATTATCCCTGTGATATAGCTATCTTTGTGGATGAGGAAAGAGAAGGAAAAGGATCAAAGCTCTTCTCACCGAGTAAAAGCTACTCTGGAGCGATAGTTCTTGAACCAACAAATCTTAAGATAGCCCCCGGTGAGGCAGGTGGAATAGGACTTGAAATAGAAATCGCAGGCATTCCCGCCCATGGGGCAACGCCCTGGGCAGGCAAAAACGCTATCGAGAAAGCATTTGATTTATACGGCAAAATTAGAGAAATTGCGCTCTCTCAAAAAAGAGACCCGAGATATCCTCCTCCCTGGATAAACCTCGGCAGAATTGAAGGAGGGGAGGACAGCTACCTTGTCCCAGCAATGTGCACTATGGCTCTCGACATCGCAGTGCTTCCGGGAAACAAAGCCCTTGATCTTTTACAAAGAATTGAACCCCTTCTTAAGGGAACAAAATATAGAGTAACCGAGCTTGATGATCCTATAGAAATCTCGGAAGAGCAATTTCCTGTACCACAGCTTAAGGAAGCAACCAAAGCAGCCGGAATAGAACCCGCTCTCAGCTACTTCACATCCTGGAGCGATGCACACAACTTAAGCGCTAAAGGGATGCCTTGCGCTATATTTGGAGCGGGAAAACTGGAACTTGCACATACTCCTTATGAGCATGCAAACCTCGAAGAGCTTGAGACACTTAAGGAAATTTTAAAGCAGTTTCTCAAAATTAATGCGCTTTAA